In the Streptomyces sp. f51 genome, one interval contains:
- a CDS encoding histidine phosphatase family protein: MPTLILVRHGRSTANTAGLLAGWTPGVALDERGTQQAAALPGRLAGLPIAEVVTSPLQRCRETVQPLLEARPDVPVHTEERIGEAHYGDWSGRKLAELKDEPLMDVVQAHPSAAAFPGGESMRAMQTRAAEAVREWNARVERDHGGDAVYLMCSHGDIIKSLVADALGLHLDLFQRISVEPCSITAIRYTRLRPFLVRLGDTGDLASLAPREETPGGDAPVGGGAGAP; this comes from the coding sequence ATGCCCACCCTGATCCTCGTCCGGCACGGACGCTCCACCGCCAACACCGCGGGACTGCTCGCCGGCTGGACGCCCGGCGTCGCCCTCGACGAGCGCGGTACGCAGCAGGCCGCGGCCCTGCCCGGCCGGCTCGCCGGGCTGCCGATCGCCGAGGTCGTCACCAGCCCCCTCCAGCGCTGCCGCGAGACCGTCCAGCCGCTCCTGGAGGCCCGCCCCGACGTCCCCGTCCACACCGAGGAACGCATAGGGGAGGCGCACTACGGCGACTGGTCGGGCCGCAAGCTGGCCGAGCTCAAGGACGAGCCCCTGATGGACGTCGTCCAGGCACATCCGTCGGCGGCCGCGTTCCCGGGCGGCGAGTCGATGCGGGCCATGCAGACCCGCGCCGCCGAGGCGGTACGCGAGTGGAACGCGCGCGTGGAGCGCGACCACGGCGGTGACGCGGTCTACCTCATGTGTTCGCACGGCGACATCATCAAGTCGCTCGTCGCCGACGCACTCGGACTTCATCTCGACCTCTTTCAGCGGATCTCTGTCGAACCGTGTTCCATCACAGCGATCCGTTACACCCGTCTCAGGCCCTTTCTCGTGCGTCTCGGGGACACCGGCGATCTTGCTTCCCTGGCCCCGCGCGAGGAAACCCCGGGCGGCGACGCTCCGGTCGGGGGCGGTGCGGGCGCACCGTGA
- the corA gene encoding magnesium/cobalt transporter CorA, producing MIVDCAMYRDGRRTEGADDFSDALALCRAGGDSFVWIGLHEPTEDEFDLVTQEFGLHPLAVEDALKAHQRPKLEVYEDSLFVVLKPVSYEPKGDTVTSGEVMVFVGDSFVVTVRHGEESPLKGVRQRLESDPEMLRHGPTAVLYAIADDTVDHYLEVATELGTDLDELEAEVFSPQLGGSRNTASRIYGFKRQVQEFRRATVPLAVPLGRLSGTGMKGAAVPFVDEKAQPFFRDVNDHLLRVNESVEALDRLVSDILSAHLAQMSVRQNDDMRKISAWAAMAAVPTMIAGIYGMNFDHMPELHWLWGYPVVIALMVVLEILLFRLFKRRGWL from the coding sequence GTGATCGTCGACTGCGCCATGTATCGCGACGGCCGCCGTACCGAGGGCGCCGACGACTTCTCCGACGCCCTGGCGCTGTGCAGGGCCGGCGGGGACTCCTTCGTGTGGATCGGCCTGCACGAGCCGACGGAGGACGAGTTCGACCTGGTCACGCAGGAGTTCGGGCTCCATCCGCTGGCGGTCGAGGACGCCCTCAAGGCCCATCAGCGGCCCAAGCTGGAGGTGTACGAGGACTCGCTGTTCGTCGTCCTCAAGCCGGTGTCGTACGAACCGAAGGGCGACACCGTCACCTCGGGAGAGGTCATGGTCTTCGTGGGCGACTCCTTCGTGGTGACCGTGCGGCACGGCGAGGAGTCGCCCCTCAAGGGGGTCAGACAGCGTCTGGAGTCGGATCCCGAGATGCTGCGGCACGGGCCGACGGCGGTGCTCTACGCGATCGCGGACGACACGGTGGACCACTACCTGGAGGTGGCGACCGAGCTGGGCACCGACCTGGACGAGCTGGAGGCGGAGGTGTTCTCGCCGCAGCTGGGCGGGTCGCGGAACACGGCGTCGCGGATCTACGGGTTCAAGCGGCAGGTCCAGGAGTTCCGCCGGGCCACGGTGCCGCTGGCGGTGCCGCTCGGCCGGCTCTCGGGCACGGGCATGAAGGGGGCGGCCGTGCCGTTCGTGGACGAGAAGGCGCAGCCGTTCTTCCGTGACGTCAACGACCATCTGCTGCGGGTCAACGAGTCCGTGGAGGCACTGGACCGGCTGGTGTCCGACATCCTCTCGGCGCATCTGGCGCAGATGAGCGTGCGGCAGAACGACGACATGCGGAAGATCTCCGCGTGGGCGGCCATGGCCGCGGTCCCCACGATGATCGCGGGGATCTACGGCATGAACTTCGACCACATGCCCGAGCTGCACTGGCTGTGGGGGTATCCGGTGGTGATCGCGCTGATGGTCGTCCTGGAGATCCTGCTGTTCCGGCTCTTCAAGCGCAGGGGCTGGCTGTAG
- a CDS encoding ferritin-like domain-containing protein has product MLSAKSLFQEILDHDESYRLFCSIAAGGESQGGWENARIAALVPAGERALAPRIARHGADEDKHGRIFNALLKKRGLQPVEVPPDTDYTMLLERNGIGLAHDRLRSEQPLTVRDIVTYLAHSRVTEQRASEQMDLLRRHFADHPDIGRAVRMISADEGNHLAYCHEELLRFAHAGHGRAIQRALRECALAEIRVYRDVSLAVMARMGALLGWSRAKAAVLAAGIHAVYAYERAAGWRRMVTLEMPERRGALDGPATTAPEFA; this is encoded by the coding sequence ATGCTGTCCGCCAAGAGCCTGTTCCAGGAGATCCTCGACCACGACGAGTCGTACCGCCTCTTCTGCTCCATCGCCGCCGGCGGAGAGTCCCAGGGCGGCTGGGAGAACGCCCGGATCGCCGCCCTGGTCCCGGCCGGGGAACGCGCGCTGGCCCCCAGGATCGCCCGGCACGGCGCCGACGAGGACAAGCACGGCCGCATCTTCAACGCCCTCCTGAAGAAGCGCGGCCTCCAGCCCGTCGAGGTGCCCCCCGACACCGACTACACGATGCTCCTGGAACGCAACGGCATCGGCCTGGCCCACGACAGGCTCAGGAGCGAGCAGCCCCTCACCGTGCGGGACATCGTCACCTACCTGGCGCACAGCCGTGTCACCGAACAGCGCGCCTCCGAACAGATGGACCTGCTGCGCCGCCACTTCGCCGACCACCCCGACATCGGCCGCGCGGTCAGGATGATCTCGGCCGACGAGGGCAACCACCTCGCCTACTGCCACGAGGAACTGCTGCGCTTCGCCCACGCAGGCCACGGCCGCGCCATCCAGCGGGCCCTGCGCGAGTGCGCGCTCGCCGAGATCCGCGTCTATCGGGACGTCAGCCTCGCCGTGATGGCCCGCATGGGCGCGCTCCTCGGCTGGTCCCGGGCCAAGGCCGCCGTCCTGGCCGCGGGCATCCACGCCGTGTACGCCTACGAGCGCGCCGCCGGCTGGCGCCGCATGGTCACCCTGGAGATGCCCGAGCGGCGCGGCGCCCTCGACGGTCCCGCCACGACCGCGCCGGAATTCGCCTGA
- a CDS encoding LLM class F420-dependent oxidoreductase, whose amino-acid sequence MQLGINLGYWGAGMDADNLAVAKEADRLGYAVCWAAEAYGSDAATVLSWVAAQTERIDVGSAIFQIPARQPAMTAMTAATLDSLSGGRFRLGLGVSGPQVSEGWYGVKFDKPLARTREYVEIVRKAMTRERLSYEGEHWTLPLPGGPGKPLKLTVHPEREHIPLYIAAIGPKNLEQTGEIADGALLIFPSAEHLEDTAIRHLRAGREKAGRTMEGFDVCPTLPLAVGADKDVPALADMFRPYTALYVGGMGSRKQNFYNQLAQRMGYEKEAAEIQDKYLSGDKDGAAAAIPHALIDQTTLLGSVDRIADRMKAYAAAGVTTLTLAPAGFTLDDRLASLRAGSEAMERAGLA is encoded by the coding sequence ATGCAGCTCGGCATCAATCTCGGCTACTGGGGCGCCGGAATGGACGCGGACAACCTCGCCGTGGCCAAGGAGGCCGACCGGCTCGGATACGCCGTCTGCTGGGCCGCGGAGGCCTACGGCTCCGACGCGGCCACCGTGCTCAGCTGGGTCGCCGCCCAGACCGAGCGCATCGACGTCGGCTCGGCCATCTTCCAGATCCCGGCCCGTCAGCCGGCGATGACCGCGATGACCGCGGCGACCCTGGACTCGCTGTCGGGCGGCCGCTTCCGCCTCGGCCTCGGCGTCTCCGGACCCCAGGTCTCCGAGGGCTGGTACGGCGTCAAGTTCGACAAGCCGCTGGCCCGCACCCGCGAGTACGTGGAGATCGTGCGCAAGGCCATGACGCGCGAGCGGCTGTCGTACGAGGGCGAGCACTGGACCCTGCCGCTGCCGGGCGGTCCCGGCAAGCCGCTCAAGCTGACCGTGCACCCGGAGCGCGAGCACATCCCGCTCTACATCGCCGCGATCGGCCCGAAGAACCTGGAGCAGACCGGCGAGATCGCCGACGGCGCGCTGCTCATCTTCCCCTCGGCCGAACACCTGGAGGACACGGCGATCCGGCACCTGCGCGCGGGCCGTGAGAAGGCCGGCCGGACCATGGAGGGGTTCGACGTCTGCCCGACCCTTCCGCTCGCCGTCGGCGCCGACAAGGACGTCCCCGCGCTCGCCGACATGTTCCGCCCGTACACCGCGCTGTACGTCGGAGGCATGGGCAGCCGCAAGCAGAACTTCTACAACCAGCTCGCCCAGCGCATGGGATACGAGAAGGAAGCCGCCGAGATCCAGGACAAGTACCTGTCCGGTGACAAGGACGGCGCCGCCGCCGCCATCCCGCACGCCCTGATCGACCAGACGACCCTGCTCGGCTCCGTGGACCGCATCGCCGACCGCATGAAGGCCTACGCCGCCGCCGGGGTCACCACGCTCACGCTGGCCCCCGCCGGCTTCACGCTGGATGACCGGCTCGCCTCGCTGCGGGCCGGCTCCGAGGCCATGGAGCGGGCTGGACTCGCGTAA
- a CDS encoding aldo/keto reductase, with the protein MEQRHLGRTGLRVSRIGLGTLTWGRDTDEHDAADLLKTFWEAGGNLVDTADVYGDGEAEYLLGQLMERLVPRRDLVISTKAGSVREPDRRFDGSRSHLLSALDASLARLGTDHVDVWHVHAYDPDTPLDETLQALDLAVSSGRARYAGVSNFCGWQLAKAATWQLSAPGIRTRLASTQMEYSLLQRGIEREVLPAALDLGIGLLPSSPLGRGVLTGKYRGGTPADSRGGSEHLAPFVAPYLDETASGVVEAVTTAADGLAVSALQVALAWVRDRPGVVAPIVGARNAQQLTAALSVEALSLPDEICRALDDVSAPVHHYPDHDWSTL; encoded by the coding sequence ATGGAGCAGAGGCATCTCGGCCGTACCGGCCTGCGTGTTTCCCGGATCGGGCTCGGCACCCTCACATGGGGCCGGGACACCGACGAGCATGACGCCGCGGACCTCTTGAAGACGTTCTGGGAAGCGGGCGGGAACCTCGTCGACACGGCGGACGTGTACGGCGACGGGGAGGCCGAGTACCTCCTCGGACAGCTGATGGAAAGGCTCGTTCCGCGCCGGGATCTGGTCATCTCGACGAAGGCGGGGAGCGTGCGCGAGCCGGACCGCCGCTTCGACGGCTCGCGCAGCCATCTGCTGTCGGCCCTGGACGCCTCGCTCGCCCGCCTGGGCACCGACCACGTGGACGTGTGGCACGTGCACGCCTACGACCCCGACACGCCGCTCGACGAGACCCTCCAGGCCCTCGACCTGGCCGTCAGCAGCGGCCGCGCGCGCTACGCGGGCGTGTCCAACTTCTGCGGCTGGCAGCTCGCCAAGGCCGCCACCTGGCAGCTCTCCGCGCCCGGCATACGCACCCGGCTGGCCAGTACGCAGATGGAGTACTCCCTGTTGCAGCGCGGCATCGAGCGCGAGGTGCTGCCCGCCGCCCTCGACCTGGGCATCGGCCTGCTGCCCTCCTCGCCGCTCGGGCGCGGTGTGCTCACCGGCAAGTACCGGGGCGGGACCCCGGCCGACTCCCGGGGCGGTTCCGAACACCTCGCGCCCTTCGTCGCGCCCTATCTCGACGAAACGGCGAGCGGCGTGGTGGAGGCCGTGACGACCGCGGCGGACGGTCTGGCCGTGAGCGCGCTCCAGGTGGCACTGGCCTGGGTCCGCGACCGGCCCGGGGTCGTCGCCCCCATCGTCGGCGCGCGCAACGCGCAGCAGCTCACGGCCGCGTTGTCAGTGGAGGCGCTTAGTCTTCCTGACGAGATCTGCCGGGCGCTCGACGACGTGTCGGCCCCGGTGCACCACTATCCCGATCACGACTGGAGCACGCTGTGA
- a CDS encoding helix-hairpin-helix domain-containing protein produces MSTEPETTQDAEPGTPGADTAVDAPEPTGEGVDGAEARSGDGDVPAGEDTEPGEGTEPGAGTAGTGESSESGEGGTQVSEAAAELAAQRVERERIERRKAEKHAPIEAGGKLSGTAADLLAAVRAVESGEKPVATAFREPDPAPRRAAPEPVRRPQPVPAQSAPAPGATPEAVAAVRSVLAGGGAPEALAAPVVAVLGEGAEGVLREDPWQLLRVPGVRPEQADGFARALLGAECGPDDERRGTALTVWLLEQAAVAGHTALDAPALVAALSQQSVPDPDTAVQSALAEGEALVFQDALDSAPPAPAVQDETEEPQERPVRILIGLERYALAEESLADGLARLMNSVPKEDGSAADWERAASSAPRSAGELVRAVATHGLVLHTGGEASRSEAAALLHAARALGLRGWAAAHTPGGRDGFAARFEPAEDSPRPGTDGAATGAATVAGLLSGAEGPGRDADGALDLDVLVVLDAPQLDVETAAVLVESLPDGARLVLSGDPGVLWSAGPGRVFADLLAARACPQVASRTPDPGPIGELVSGIGIGELTQVEAPGKEVVIVPVRDAGEAVHRTVQLVADSVPRAIGVPAEQTQVITPGHGGAVGTRALNAALKERLNPGPGRFGGFDPGDRIVHSPAPGRALPGRVVKADAEGLHLDCAGDPVVVAKERVEQTVRHGWALTAHQAVGLRWPAAVVVLPGDAAAALTRPWVYTAFGRAERHLSVVHGVEQALPHAVAEVPQKARTTRLQALLKAQTPTAD; encoded by the coding sequence GTGAGCACGGAGCCCGAGACCACTCAGGACGCGGAGCCGGGGACGCCGGGCGCGGACACGGCCGTCGACGCCCCTGAGCCGACGGGCGAGGGCGTGGACGGGGCGGAAGCCCGCTCCGGGGACGGGGACGTCCCCGCGGGCGAGGACACGGAGCCGGGCGAGGGCACGGAGCCGGGCGCCGGGACGGCCGGGACCGGCGAGAGCAGCGAGAGCGGCGAAGGCGGCACTCAGGTCTCCGAGGCCGCCGCCGAGCTCGCGGCCCAGCGGGTGGAGCGGGAGCGGATCGAGCGGCGCAAGGCGGAGAAGCACGCGCCGATCGAGGCCGGAGGGAAGCTCAGCGGCACGGCCGCGGACCTGCTCGCGGCCGTGCGGGCCGTGGAGAGCGGCGAGAAGCCCGTGGCCACCGCCTTCCGCGAGCCCGACCCCGCGCCGCGCAGGGCCGCCCCGGAACCCGTACGACGGCCGCAGCCGGTCCCCGCGCAGAGCGCGCCCGCACCGGGCGCGACGCCGGAAGCCGTCGCCGCCGTCCGCTCCGTGCTGGCCGGGGGCGGCGCCCCCGAGGCGCTCGCGGCCCCGGTCGTGGCGGTTCTGGGCGAGGGCGCCGAGGGCGTGCTCCGGGAGGATCCCTGGCAGTTGCTGCGGGTCCCAGGAGTCAGGCCCGAGCAGGCCGACGGGTTCGCCCGCGCGCTGCTCGGCGCGGAGTGCGGCCCGGACGACGAACGCCGCGGCACGGCGCTGACCGTGTGGCTGCTGGAGCAGGCGGCCGTCGCGGGACACACCGCGCTGGACGCCCCGGCCCTCGTCGCCGCGCTGTCCCAGCAGTCGGTCCCGGACCCGGACACGGCCGTGCAGAGCGCTCTCGCGGAGGGCGAGGCCCTGGTCTTCCAGGACGCGCTGGACAGCGCTCCCCCGGCCCCGGCGGTCCAGGACGAGACGGAGGAGCCGCAGGAGCGCCCGGTGCGCATCCTGATCGGCCTGGAGCGTTACGCGCTGGCCGAGGAGAGTCTCGCCGACGGACTCGCCCGGCTGATGAACTCGGTGCCCAAGGAGGACGGTTCGGCCGCCGACTGGGAGCGGGCGGCCTCCTCGGCACCCCGCTCCGCCGGCGAGCTGGTCCGCGCGGTCGCCACGCACGGCCTGGTGCTGCACACCGGCGGCGAGGCCTCGCGGTCCGAGGCGGCGGCGCTGCTGCACGCGGCACGCGCGCTCGGCCTCCGCGGCTGGGCGGCCGCCCACACCCCGGGCGGACGCGACGGCTTCGCGGCACGGTTCGAGCCGGCCGAGGACTCCCCCCGCCCCGGCACGGACGGCGCCGCGACCGGGGCCGCCACGGTCGCCGGACTGCTCTCGGGCGCCGAGGGCCCCGGCCGGGACGCGGACGGCGCCCTGGACCTGGACGTCCTGGTCGTCCTCGACGCGCCGCAGCTCGATGTGGAGACGGCGGCGGTGCTCGTGGAGTCGCTGCCGGACGGGGCACGGCTCGTGCTGAGCGGTGACCCGGGTGTGCTGTGGTCGGCGGGCCCCGGCCGGGTCTTCGCGGATCTGCTCGCCGCCCGCGCCTGCCCGCAGGTGGCCTCGCGGACCCCCGACCCCGGGCCCATCGGGGAGCTGGTCTCCGGCATCGGCATCGGCGAGCTCACCCAGGTCGAGGCGCCCGGCAAGGAGGTCGTGATCGTCCCGGTGCGCGACGCGGGCGAGGCGGTCCACCGTACGGTCCAGCTCGTCGCGGACTCGGTGCCGCGCGCGATCGGCGTCCCGGCCGAGCAGACGCAGGTCATCACCCCGGGGCACGGGGGCGCGGTCGGCACCCGCGCCCTGAACGCGGCGCTCAAGGAACGGCTGAACCCCGGTCCCGGCCGCTTCGGCGGCTTCGACCCGGGCGACCGGATCGTCCACTCCCCCGCTCCCGGCCGTGCGCTGCCGGGCCGGGTCGTGAAGGCCGACGCCGAGGGGCTGCACCTGGACTGCGCGGGTGACCCCGTCGTCGTGGCGAAGGAGCGGGTGGAGCAGACGGTGCGGCACGGCTGGGCGCTCACGGCGCACCAGGCGGTGGGGCTGCGCTGGCCGGCCGCGGTCGTGGTGCTCCCGGGCGACGCCGCGGCGGCCCTGACCCGGCCCTGGGTCTACACGGCCTTCGGACGGGCCGAGCGTCATCTGTCGGTCGTGCACGGAGTGGAGCAGGCGCTGCCGCACGCGGTGGCGGAGGTCCCCCAGAAGGCGCGCACGACGCGCCTCCAGGCCCTGCTGAAGGCACAGACGCCGACGGCGGACTGA
- a CDS encoding DUF5703 family protein, which yields MPEYEFVDVYVPRGVSRKETTRLLTDHAEYGHWELDRLSLLRDGSRRVRLRRRIIRQVRATW from the coding sequence ATGCCGGAATACGAATTTGTCGACGTGTACGTACCTCGCGGGGTCTCCCGCAAGGAGACGACACGTCTGCTGACGGACCATGCCGAGTACGGACACTGGGAGTTGGACCGCCTGAGCCTGCTCCGTGACGGCAGCCGCAGAGTGCGGCTGCGCCGACGGATCATCCGACAGGTACGCGCCACGTGGTGA